The Glycine max cultivar Williams 82 chromosome 17, Glycine_max_v4.0, whole genome shotgun sequence genome contains the following window.
TAACATGCATCTCTCAAGAAGCCTTGCCCAGGCAAGCTTGCCTTGGTATGGTATAGACATGGGTAACGGGTTACCTAATGGAAGGTTCACTAATGGTCGCACAGTGGCTGACATAATAGGTAACATCCTTTCATTTTAGCATGCACTCACTTTGCAATCAGTGAACATACAAGAATCTTAACTCAATTTGATGTCAGTATTTAGGTTGGTGAATTTTCAAAAAAGCCTCTATGTGACaagtttctattttattttttgcctAAAGTGAAAGACTGCTTCTTTTTAGTTTTCGGCATGAACATTTCAAACCTTACCCCCAAAGTGAAAAGACTTCTAATCCACATTGCTGCAGCAAAGATTTAGCTTTGACTTTCTAACTTTTAAGGTATTCATGTGGTGTCAATATGTgaacaaatttgaattagagtTTGTCATGTTATTTAGAAATGGTAGTGGTTTTCTATTGTGTCTGGGTGCATACTAATACTAATGTTATACATTTTCAGGTGATAATATGGGCCTCCCTAGGCCTCCTGCATTCCTGGACCCATCTGTAAATGAAGAAGTTATACTTGAAAACGGTGTGAACTATGCTTCTGGTGGTGGCGGCATCTTGAATGAAACTGGCGCCTATTTTGTGAGTTGCAAATATCTTATTTCATACACTATGTGACTTATAGCATGTATTCAAGCATAATTTGAATGGAAAATTCTATTTCTTGCAGATCCAAAGGTTTTCTCTGGACAAACAAATTGAGCTGTTTCAGGGGACACAAAAGTTAATTAGAGGCAAAATTGGAAAAAGGGCCGCGTACAAGTTTTTCAAGGAAGCTAGTTATGTTGTTGCTTTAGGGAGCAATGACTTTATCAACAACTACTTGATGCCTGTTTACACTGATTCATGGACATACAATGATGAAACCTTCATGGACTACTTAATAGGAACATTGGAAAGACAACTAAAGGTTTATTTAGTTTATATCCATCCTAACAcaacttctttctcttttttcctttttgcatctaataataaaaatcttttcACTTATGTCGTGTTTGTGTGTAGCTACTTCATAGTTTAGGAGCAAGACAACTGGTGGTTTTTGGGTTGGGTCCAATGGGTTGCATTCCCCTTCAAAGGGTGCTTACTACAA
Protein-coding sequences here:
- the LOC100815129 gene encoding GDSL esterase/lipase At1g74460, giving the protein MNFNLALVIIVSTILGIGLEGCDSKVVQFIFGDSLSDVGNNMHLSRSLAQASLPWYGIDMGNGLPNGRFTNGRTVADIIGDNMGLPRPPAFLDPSVNEEVILENGVNYASGGGGILNETGAYFIQRFSLDKQIELFQGTQKLIRGKIGKRAAYKFFKEASYVVALGSNDFINNYLMPVYTDSWTYNDETFMDYLIGTLERQLKLLHSLGARQLVVFGLGPMGCIPLQRVLTTTGNCREKANKLALTFNKASSKLVDDLAKDFPDSSYKFGDAYDVVYDVISSPNKYGFQNADSPCCSFWNIRPALTCVPASSLCKDRSKYVFWDEYHPTDSANELIANELIKKFGLSNTNQGSVPSPAPAVAPSPDDQ